The sequence GCAGCTGCAGATCACCGCCCTGCACAGGTGCTGCAGGGGGAAGGGGAAGGTCCTCGGCAGCGGCCTGGAGAGCAGCGGCTCGAAGAAGAGGCAGGTGGCCGGGTCGCTGTAGTGCCTCAGCAGGCCCGTCACGCTGGGGTCCCGGTACATGCAGGGGTCGCGCACGTCGAAGCTGAAACGCTTGCCGTTCTGCTCGATGCGTGCGTGCAGGGAGCGGCTGTAGCGACGGAAGCTGACCGAGAAGAGGAACTCGTCCTGGGCCGAGTCCCGGAGCAGAAAGGTCCCCTCGGGCTGGCCCTCCAGGAGCTCCTCGGCCTCGAAGCGGTTCAACACGCCCCAGTAGCACGGGTTGTTGTTGATCTGCAGGAGATCGGGGACCAGGATGTAGTCGGTGTCGCTGCAGGTCCCGTCCGCACCCCCGTGGTGACAGGAAGGGTCCCAGTCCTCCAGGGGGGCACTCCCGGGTCCGGGGGAGCAGCAGATGTCCTCCCAGGAGAGAGGAGTGTGTGGCGGGGAGGTGGAGGATGAGACGCTGGGGGGCTTGAGAGGAGTCTCCATGTCTTTCAGGGAGCTTGGATGAGCCACCTGATTTTTAATGAGGTGCCAACATCTGGCCAGTTCAGACTTGGGAGAGAACGGACATTTGTCCTGCATGAGTTCTGAAACGTGGATCTTCCTTTTGGACCAGAAGAGCACCGAAAAGGGCCGCGAGGAGCCCGGCGGGTGGTGGtaatggtggtggtggtggtggtggtgggagcGCAGAGGGAAACACTGGCCCACGGCGTCCTGGAACTTCTGCCGGAGCGAGCGCCGGGACAGGGCCTTCCTGCACACGCCGTCGATGTCTCCAGCCGCCAGCGCGTCCCCGAGAGCGCTGCAGCTGCACTTCCTCTCTCTGCGCCTCCGGGAGCAGGAGGTGGAGCGCACACCCAGCTCCTCCGCACCGTCCGCCTCCGGCCCGCCGGGACTCGACCCGTTCCGGGAGCTCCGGGAGCGCTTCTTCCCCCGCCAGATGTAGCTGTCGGCGCTCCAGCTGCGGAGGCCGGACTTCGGTCGAGTGTCCGCTCCCCGTGGCTTCTTCTCTGACATGGCTGCCGTCTGTTGTCGTCCTGAAAAAGcatcagaaaacatttaaataatttaaataatgtatGTTTTTGCTTGATCGTGGTAAATATGACATGACACAAGCCACTTTCCCTTAgctactcttcaaaatgggaaagacagggggggggggacaaagctgttcaaatcaagcaAATGTGAGCTGAAAATGGGTCCAGTGGGTTTAGCAGCacaaaacatgttacctgcacacagtttgatgaccaacacacgattcgtaatccacatatattaaattgtggaaaatcagttcataactgttttaacaattgaatttatgatctagagacagaaagatgcattcacagactggaagccagcgcagtaaacatgggattgcgcaatccctgCGGCCTTaacggcttcgctatcaagtgcctccaaggatttacatgaataatagcgaaaagtctgcgattttaaagagaatatgatcaaaaatgaggaaattagatacaaaaaataacttttattacaaatgactgagtgaatcacaatttatattatgttatcatcattacatattttccttccttccatcactgcaaaaacagaactagaaataagtaaaatgttcttaaaatttgtgtatttgttctggatttgagctggtaaataacactatttgccactggaatgagatttttgcacttaaaataggaacaattcatctccatcatcttatttcaagtgcaggatgtctaattatcttattttaggggtcaaaatactcattccattggcaggtgatcttatttacctactcaaatcaaggataaatacactatatttaagaacattttacttatttttcgatccgtttttgcagtgataatGACGGGGGGAGCTGTTTATGCTTTTAGCATATTCCTGCCAAAAGCAGTTTTTAGCAGGAATATGAtccaaaacatttctaaaacgGTTCGCCAGCCTCAAAAGAGATGGCGTAAAAGAAAATCTATTAGCAAGTATCCTCTTAGAAGGAAACACTGATAGAAATTCAGAGccaagaacttcattttttgaGTGAAGTGACCCTTCACTTGAAAAATATGCACAACCCTGCCCCCAAACATGCAGTTTTATGCATGTCCCACTTTTTTGATATGATGTATTTGATCTTGAGACGTAGCATTTTAAAGGTGGCATacagttgttttattattttaggtcCTGCCAGCCTGCATGTTCTCCCATGCAGACTGTCCTGTGTGACGCAAATAAAGAGAAATAGAAGCATAAACGTTTCTGTAGAGACTGCAGCATCTGTGAGGCAAACGACTGCATATGGAAATTTTACCCCCAGTAGCACTTCAAGCTCAGCTATGTATTTTAGGCCATTGTCCATAGTTATCGTCGGAGGAAATCATCAttatttctttcacattttgtctcctGGCCcctatttaattcaattttgttACGTGTTCCAGGCATTTAAAGTTAGCATACATATGCAATGTGTCGGCTTTTTAAAGCATCAACAGTACCCCAAGAAATCATTTTAGCTGCATAACGTCTGGAGccagtaaagaaaaaacaataaagatgagACAAGAGTTggattttaaaaagcataaCATCCAGACCGACGGAAGcgacagaaaacacacaaaactgcTTAGGAAACTTGTTTTacttaaagcctttttttgtctcttcctTCATGATATTAGCATATATTATACAAGGCTTTAGGAATGAGGGGTTCAATTTTGTTTATCataaaaagagatgaaaaaactGTTGCAACAGATACATAGAGTTTAAGGGAAAATATACGTTATTTGAGCGTTAAATATGACAAACAATCATTCACCCAGAATCAATTTATAAATCTGTAGCTGAGCATAATAGGtgctttttcacaatattaaaaGGTCACAACTTGAAGATGGatgaaaagaaactgaaaatggTTTCTTCTGTCCCCCCTCAGAGTTTTATGAAAATCTACTTAGAGCTCAGATCCTGGTCGGAGGGCGTGGGTCTCAGTCAAGAAAAGGCGGACGGCTCGCTCTGATTCCTGGATGAAACTTTGTCTCCAGCGGGAAAGTTTACGGATCTTGATCTAGAAAACACCGTCAAGGTTCAGAAAAAATCTCAAAAGCTGATAACAAGGCGATGGAACAGCTTCTGATTTGTTAATACGGTCCAAAGGTGTCTGGGGTTGACCGAATGCACCACCGGTTCTGGCTTTCTCTGTTTAGGCGGAATATGGAGAAGTTcgattctattttatttatatagcgccaattcatgatacacgtcatctcaaggctctttccaaagtcagactccatcagatcctccaggttggtgagaaagtttcctctctaaggaaacccagcagtttgcatcaagtctctccaagcagcattcactcctcctgaaagagcgtagagccacagtggacagtcgtctgcattgttgatggctttgcagcaatccctcatactgagcatgcatgaggcgacagtggagaggaaaactcccctttaacagggaggagaacctccagcagaaccagaaccaggctcagtgtgaacgctcatctgcatTAGAGAAGCATGGGGTCAGATGATTTTCTGGGCCAACATTAAATAGCCATTAACAGATGTCCATTAGTGTGTGTTGTTCTGAACAAATGTTCTCAGTGTACTACTCGATCTAACGTTCAACTCCTCCTTGGGTTATGGATCCTGAAATAAAGAAGGTCCTGAACACGAGCAGCTTAACTGAGCTTTCTCTGTGGGCTGGATGGACTTCGTCTTGGTGAGGATGCAAGAAGCTCTGTCTTCAGATGGGAGCTCAGGAAAAgcagtatttaagctcctttGTCTCTGTTTTACTGGCCACACCCAGGCATGCTCATAGTCTGACCCACAGAACCACAGGAAtcacttaaatagaacctgcctgacaacaggaagtaggcGAAAAGATTTGAAAAGCAGCAGATCGTGACCTGACCTGAAGAAGTCCAGGAACAGACGAGAAACCGACTTACTGACATCTATAGGTCTTGGcaggattaaaaaataatttctatcgCTTTAGGACTCCAACAAACCGCAGCGACTCCTCCTGGAGGCCACAGACGAATCACTTGTCTCAGTTAGGGTCAGAATTCATGATCCAACCATAAGCTTTCTGCTCTCTAGCAGAAAATCCTGCTGGATAATGTCAGGGTGGGACCTTAAGCTCAAGGGCacttgggttctgcagcaggcCAATAATTCAAATCACACcgaaaaaaagaagtagattttggaatggcctagtcaaagtctggacctaaGCACTCCATGATCTTAAGCAGGTGGCTTGTTTGTGGCTGAAAACCCTTTAATGTGGCCGTattaaaacaaatctgcaaAAGAAACTGTTTTATAACAGCAATGAAAAGGTTCACAGCAAAAAGGGCGAGAAGCTGTTTGCATCAAGGGTGCCGCATCAGTTTGGTTTCccctaacaaataaaatcacaataccTTTTTTCACGATAGTAACTCATCAAAATATTTCTTCTGCGACAAAAGTCCTCCTGATTCGAGACCTTctcattacactgcaaaaacagaactaaaaataagtaataatttctcgaaattagtgcatttgtccttgatttgagcaggtaaataagattatctgccaatggaatgagtattttgacccctaaaataagataattagatataatgcacttgaaataaggtgatggagatgagttcttcctattttaagtgcaaaaatcttattccattggcagatcattttatttaccttctcaaataaagtataaatacactcatttcaagaaaaacgtacttatttttagttcagtttttgcagtgtacctccAACCTAAGACAGAAGTTGTTTAAACTTATCCTGAAATGAAATGCGTTGTGGCTCACAGCAGAAGGCGGTTTAAATCCCGAGTAGCTGAAgctctttttaaaatttaaggGTTTATCTTACCTCCGTAGAAGTATCAGAGACAGCGGTCCACATCCATGGCATCAGCAGCTGGTTACAGCAGGCAGCCCTCAGCCTCTCTGTCCGCTAACAGACTAACAGGCTGCTCTGCTTCCTATATAATTATAACGCCAAGTCCCCGGAGGCAGCAGCAGTTTCCTCTCCAGCCGTCTGAATGAATGGAGAGAAGGTGGAGTGAGGTCGAATGGGCAGAGAGGGACGGCCGGCTGGGGCGTGTGTGGAGGGAGGAGGGACGGGTGGTGTCAGGTTAACGGGAGGGACGCTTCCTCCACTCAGCATCACATCcacttttgcacatttattgacacaaaaaaaagaagagaaaattatGATAAAGCACAAACAGAGTGGCCAGAAAgtgcatcctttttttttttttgcgcacaAAGTGAATTATATCTGCTTTGTTTGAGTCTTTTCGACTTCATTAGAGCTTGAAACATCAAAGTGCGTTTCTTGAGGAGCTTCAAATCTGTTTAAGCGCGTCTGTGGAGGATGGCTTTCTGCAGCGAAGCAGATTGACGCTGGAGGTTAACAGCAGGTTCTCGCTGCGGACCGACTCAAATCAAACGACAGGAAACAACAGAGATTATTGACCTGAACGACCTTCCAGTCTCCCTGAACTTCCAGAAGTCATCAGTCGACATGAGGTCATGCGCGCACTCCTTGGAGCTCCGCAAATTTTGGAGGATGTATAATTCATGATCCACATCagacaaataataatattactcCCAGTGGTTTTCAGCGTGTTCTTGGAGCCGCTTCAACGGTCTCCTTCAGCTCGGAGGCGGATAAAGTGTAGTCATCAATAAACTCCTGGCATCAAACACGATGTAGTGACACTCAGCTTCCTCTTAGCTGAATATTTAATGCCATTCACATTATCACCCCACCCCGAAAGAATGATGAATGCCGCTTGCTCTGGCGAAGGAGCCGGATCAATTTATTCGACTGCGAGCTCTTGGGATgggtttttgcaaaaaaaaaaaagaaaaaagaaaactactgAAAGGGATCGGACAAAATAAGTCGCGCCCAAAACAAACAGCTCCTGTTAACTCCTCTGTGAGAGGATCAAAGTAGTGAAACAacacgtttgttttttttcctcagatcTGATCAGAAGCTGGTGGATCAAGCAGAGAGACTTCCTTCAAAAGCCTGAAAAGATGTGCTGCGTAAATTAACACGTGAGATTCCTATTGACCCAGACGTTCCTCTCCTGAAACAGCACCAACAAGCTCGTCTTGGGTGTCCCATCATTTCATTTTCCAAGGCTAGAGGCGGTGCAGAGTCCAACCAGAAGGTTCTGGGGGTGCTTCCCAGTGGGctgtgcccagaacacctcagaAAGGACAAAACTAAGAGGAATAATGATTGGTTGTAAGAACCATAATAACTTACTCCTTTTGATGCACAGGAACAACAGCTCTACTCCTGAGGTCCTCCACCTACCTACCGGCCACCAAGGGGTTTCAggcagtgacgtgcagtcagggcctcacttgtcattatggaaagaaagaaaatatgtaatgattataacataatataaattgtgattcactcagacatttgtaataaaagttctttttcttatctaatttcctcattttttttcatattccatttaaaaatctatcgcagacttttcgctatttttcatgtaaatccttggtggcgcttcagccggtgaggccgcagcgagcttggcctcccctgggattgcgcaatcccatgttaactgcgctggcttccattctgtgaatgcatcttcctgtctccagatcataaattcaattgttcaaatagttatgaactgattttccacaatttatatgaattgtgttttggtaatcaaactgtgtgcaggtaacatgttttcgtgctgctgggcgatcataaacatcaaagagctggttgtaggtgaggccggcagttccttggcctcaaGGCAGGGGGCGCTAaaggagcaccgctcctgatcctaaaactgtagCGTGAAAGCAAATTATGGATGTTTTATAAcgagttatgctaaacaagtaacgcactaaaaagactcaaaacacacagaggaacaggactgatgaaggaaggctttcctccctggcagtgagctccactgagactgagagacttttaaaactgaagaaggtaaagagaacttttaccggaaaattaccgatatttttgttcagaaagagcacctcatggacttaatttataagcagaggtaagacagcgataattattcatgttaccaatcaaatgacaattAATTTagtttccatgtctcttggtgaattgatttggctcaatcagtctccttcagcactttgcaacgagtctactctgtagagtgtatatatttgtaaatctgactctgatgacgtcagtgcctcaccagctatgaaccctaccgcacgtttGTCTTATCTCATTTCTTCACCATGGCAGACCCGAACAATCCCATCACTACTGCAGTAGGGAGCCCAAAGCATCTGTCCGTGTCTTGTTTCATCCTAGCATCACTCCTGTGCAAGACTGAACTCCTAAACCTGAAATAAacccccacactgcaaaaacagatctaaaaataagtaaaatttacttgaaattaatgtatttaccctttatttgagcaggtaattaagattatttgctaatggaatgagtattttgacccctaaaataagataattagacattctgcacttgaaataagatgattgagatgaattgttcctattttaagtgcaaaaatcttattccattggcagatagtcttatttacctgctcaaatcaaggacaaatgcattcatttcaagaagattttacttgtttttaagttctgtttttgcagtgcaggtggTCTactttctgcactgcaaaaagggaactaaaattaagtaaattattcttgaaatgagtgcatttttttcttgatttgagcaggtaaattagatgatttgccaacggaataagatttttgcacttaaagtaggaacaattcatctccatcatcttatttcaagtgcagcatatctaattatcttattttaggggtgaaattactaatcccattggcaaatagtcttatttaactgctcaaatcaatgaaaaatagactaatttctggaaaatttttacttacttttagttccctttttgcagtgtggcttcAAATTTAaggtgtaactcaccccaaaagtcaactttttttgcagattaatTGCAGCATTAGGTCAATCAAACCCAAAATGGACACTGCACCACACTCgcataactgcacatttacacatttgcacataagCTTCATGCTGCTGAACTGATGAAGCctcaaatggactctgtaccacacgTGAAtagcacacactgcaaaaacagaactagaaataagtaaaaggttcttaaaatgagtgtatttgtccttgatttgagcagttaaataagactatttgccaatagaataagatttttgcacttaaaataggaacaattcatctccatcatcttatttcaagtgcaggatgtctaattatcttattttaggggtcaaaatactcattccattggcagacattccattttacctactcaaatcaaggataaatacactaactttaagaacattttacttatttttagatccatttttgcagtgcaccgtCTATTTCCCCCTTCAACTGTTTACATAAaccgctgctgcatctttatcctgaaaaataatgcaatctactgtgatttatagagtgatttctagagtgacttttttcaagctgtatgcaaatgaaatttcgttctgtacgcactttgtgcatacaaaatgacaataaagatatctatctatctatctatctatctatctatctatctatctatctatctatctatctatctatctatctatctatctatctatctatctgtctgtctgtctgtctgtctgtctgtctgtctgtctgtctgtctgtctgtctgtctgtctgtctgtctgtctgtctgtctgtctgtctgtctgtctgtctatcaaTGGCTTTGTCCAAGAAAGAGACACGGCTAAACATCAAAGTATTGTTCAGGGAGCACCTTCACATGGAAAGGAAAACAACGATAGTACACCAAGTTAGTCAGAAATAGGTTTGTCAGTGACTTTGTCTTGgaaagaaacagctgatcacGAAAGACCGTGTCAAGGAGTACTTTCTACTAGAAAGAAGGCACAGAATAAACGGTTACAACAGCTCAACGGCTTTGTTCAAGAAAGAGACGAGGCTAAACATCAAACAGTATCTGAGAAATGTCCTGGACAAATATAATAATGAGGCAGCTGCAGTAACCGACATCAAATTATTGTCTTCTTTAACCTCGTGATGAGCGTTTCCTTAGCCGTCCCGTTCTTAGCTGGAGTTAATAAACCGTGAGTCCAGTTGGTacaaattagggctgggcgatatggattaaaaaataaatctccgattatatcataccaaatctgattaattgatttttttcctcctttttgtttcataaaaagaaattaaagaaattattatgcttttatgtcaagcatttcgtcagggagttgacctgaattcaaagtgcaactaaaaacaagctgtgaaacatgctcgtaaaacaagatggcagccgtgccattataaacaatgaaaatataacaaaacatttgctgctagtggtattacacattgagctaagaacaggcttcactgcacttgtgaacttcaaactaagttaaaaaaaaaagtaaataagtaaatgaagtacctcgtattatggtaaaaaaaaagtttctacttaacaatattttgacaatacatttgcctaaacatatatccagcatcacatgctgttctcttcacagaaacccaatgagtgtattggcaaaataaaatccagattttccaaaaatgaaatgaaaaaattgtaaattcgaattaatcgattaaatcgatttatcgcccagccctagtacaAATCAAATGAGTTTAGCCTCAGCCGTTCAGGCTTCGGTCAGAGCGGCCATC comes from Fundulus heteroclitus isolate FHET01 chromosome 4, MU-UCD_Fhet_4.1, whole genome shotgun sequence and encodes:
- the socs4 gene encoding suppressor of cytokine signaling 4 gives rise to the protein MSEKKPRGADTRPKSGLRSWSADSYIWRGKKRSRSSRNGSSPGGPEADGAEELGVRSTSCSRRRRERKCSCSALGDALAAGDIDGVCRKALSRRSLRQKFQDAVGQCFPLRSHHHHHHHHYHHPPGSSRPFSVLFWSKRKIHVSELMQDKCPFSPKSELARCWHLIKNQVAHPSSLKDMETPLKPPSVSSSTSPPHTPLSWEDICCSPGPGSAPLEDWDPSCHHGGADGTCSDTDYILVPDLLQINNNPCYWGVLNRFEAEELLEGQPEGTFLLRDSAQDEFLFSVSFRRYSRSLHARIEQNGKRFSFDVRDPCMYRDPSVTGLLRHYSDPATCLFFEPLLSRPLPRTFPFPLQHLCRAVICSCTTYRGVEGLPLPPQLREYLRQYHIRCDGACAVPTPAAAETREPH